One genomic window of Piliocolobus tephrosceles isolate RC106 chromosome 19, ASM277652v3, whole genome shotgun sequence includes the following:
- the DNAJC28 gene encoding dnaJ homolog subfamily C member 28 gives MNTTYVMMAQILRSHLIKATVIPNRVKMLPYIGIIRNRMMSTHKSKKKIREYYRLLNVEEGCSADEVRESFHKLAKQYHPDGGSNTADSATFIRIEKAYRKVLSHVIEQANASQNKGEEEETEDVEKFKYKTPQHRHYLSFEGIGFGTPTQREKQYRQFRADRATEQVMEYQKQKLQSQYFPDSVTVKNIRQSKQQKITQAIERLVEDLIQESMAKGDFDNLSGKGKPLKKFSDCSYIDPMTHNLNRILIDNGYQPEWILMQKEISDTIEQLREAILVSRKKLGNPMTPTEQKQWKHVCEQFQENIRKLNKRINDFNLIVPILTRQKVHFDAQKEIVRAQKIYETLIKTKEVTDGNPNNLDQGEGEKTPEIKKGFLNWMNLWKFIKIRSF, from the coding sequence ATGAATACAACGTACGTGATGATGGCTCAGATCTTAAGATCTCACCTGATAAAGGCTACAGTGATTCCTAATCGAGTGAAAATGCTTCCATATATTGGTATCATTAGAAATAGAATGATGTCAACCCATAAATCCAAAAAGAAGATCAGAGAATATTATAGGCTGCTGAATGTGGAAGAAGGATGCTCTGCAGATGAAGTCAGGGAATCTTTTCATAAGCTTGCCAAGCAATATCATCCTGACGGTGGCTCTAATACGGCTGATTCTGCAACATTTATAAGGATTGAAAAAGCTTATAGAAAGGTGCTCTCCCATGTGATAGAACAAGCAAATGCCAGTCAGAATAAAggtgaagaagaagaaacagaagatgtagaaaaattcaaatataaaacacCCCAACACCGGCATTATTTAAGTTTTGAAGGTATTGGTTTTGGGACTCCAACTCAACGAGAGAAGCAATACAGGCAATTTAGGGCAGACCGTGCTACTGAACAAGTGATGGAATATCAAAAGCAGAAACTACAAAGCCAGTATTTTCCTGATAGTGTAACTGTTAAAAATATAAGACAGAGCAAACAGCAAAAGATAACTCAAGCTATAGAGCGTTTAGTGGAGGACCTCATTCAAGAATCCATGGCAAAAGGAGATTTTGACAATCTCAGTGGGAAAGGAAAACCTCTGAAAAAGTTTTCTGACTGTTCTTACATTGATCCCATGACTCACAACCTGAACCGAATACTGATCGATAATGGATACCAACCAGAATGGATCCTTATGCAAAAGGAAATCAGTGATACTATTGAGCAACTCCGAGAGGCAATTTTAGTGTCTAGGAAAAAACTTGGGAATCCAATGACACCAACTGAACAGAAACAGTGGAAACATGTTTGTGAGCAGTTTCAAGAAAACATCAGAAAATTAAACAAGCGAAttaatgattttaatttaattgttcCCATCCTGACCAGGCAAAAAGTCCATTTTGATGCTCAGAAAGAAATTGTCAGAGCCCAGAAAATATATGAGACccttataaaaacaaaagaagtcacAGATGGAAACCCAAATAACCTTGatcaaggagaaggagagaaaacacCTGAAATCAAGAAAGGTTTTTTAAACTGGATGAATCTGtggaaatttattaaaatacgATCATTTTGA